ATGCTGCGCGCGGACCCGCTGGCGCGCGAGGTGCTGATGGAGGTGCGGGTGCCGGAGGCCCTGACGGCGCCGGTGGATCCGGATCAGCTGCGCCAGGTGCTCATCAACCTGGTGCGCAACGGCTTCCAGGCGGCGGGTCCGCGGGGCACGGTGAGGGTGGCCCTGGCGCGCGCGGAGAAGGAAGCGCAGATTCGGGTGTGGGACTCGGCCGGCAGCATCACGGAGGAGATGATGGGACACCTGTTCGAGCCGTTCTTCACCACCCGCAACGGCGGCACCGGGCTGGGGCTGTCCACCGCGCACTCCATCATCCGCGCGCACGGCGGGAGCATCCGCGTGACGTCGCATCCGGCTGACGGCACGGAGTTCCTCGTGGGGCTGCCCCTATGACAGCGCCTTCCGTCCACGACGGAGGTCCGCGCGGACACGTCCTGGTGGTGGACGACGAGCTGTCCATGCGCGAGTACCTGGAGATCTTGCTCGTGCGGGAAGGCTACGCCGTGACGAGCGTGCCCGCGGTGGAGCCTGCCCGCGCGGTGCTGGAGAAGGACCAGGTGGACCTGGTCATCTCCGACATGAAGCTGGGCACGGGCAGCGGCCTGGACGTGCTCCGGGCGGCCCGCTCGCGCAAGGAGCCGCCGGAGGTCGTGCTCATCACCGCCTTCGGCACGCCGTCCTCCGCGGTGGAGGCCATGCGCGAGGGCGCGTACGACTACATCTGCAAGCCCTTCGACAACGAGGAGCTGCGGCTGCTCGTGCACAAGGCGCTGGAGAAGCGCGCGCTGCGGCAGGAGAACAGCACGCTGAAGGCGCGGCTGCTCCCGGGGTTGGGGGGGCTGCTGGTGGGGACGAGCCCCCGCATGCGGGCCCTGTGGCAGCTGGTGGAGAAGGTGGCGCCGGGCCGGAGCACGGTGCTGGTGACGGGAGAGAGCGGCACCGGCAAGGAGCTGGTGGCCCGCGCCGTCCACCTGCGGGGCCACCGCGCGGCTCAGCCCTTCCTGCCCTTCAACTGCGCGGCCCTCAACGAGGGCGTGCTGGAGAGCGAGCTGTTCGGCCACATGAGGGGGGCCTTCACCGGCGCCACCCATGAGCGGCCGGGCCTGCTCGTCTCCGCGGGCGAAGGCACGGTGATGCTGGACGAAGTGGGGGAGATGCCCCTGTCCACGCAGGTGAAGCTGTTGCGCGTGTTGCAGGAGCGCAAGGTGAAGCCGGTGGGCAGCGCGGCGGAGATTCCCTTCCATGCGCGCGTCATCGCCGCCACCAACCGCCGGCTGGAGGCGGAGGTGCAGGCGGGCCGCTTCCGCGAAGACCTCTTCTACCGGCTCAACGTCATCACGCTGGAGCTGCCCCCCCTGCGTGAGCGTGCGGAGGACATCCCGCACCTGGCCACGTTCTTCCTGTCCCGGCTGTCGGAGGAGCTGGGGCGTCCGGGCCTGAGGTTCGCGCCGGAGACGCTGGTGCTGATGGAGCGCTACGCCTTCCCGGGCAACGTGCGCCAGTTGCAGAACATGGTGGAGCGCGCGGCCACGTTGTCGGACTCGGACGTGCTGGGGCCCACGACGCTGCCGCCCTCCGTGCGGGGCGAGACGGAGCCCCAGGTGCGCGCGGGTGACGGCGGCGAACCCATGCTGGGGCAGGGCTTCAACCTGGAGCGGCACCTGGATGACCACGAACGCCGGCACCTGCTGGCCGCGCTCAAGCAGGCGCAAGGGGTGAAGACGCGCGCCGCGGAGCTCCTGGGCCTGTCGTTCCGTTCGTTCCGCTACCGGCTCGCGAAGCACGGGCTCACGGACGAACTGGATGAGCCGAGCGGGACGCGCACCGGTTAGTTCCCTCCGGAAGTCGCGAGCGAAGACGGAGTCCGCGGAGCGCTCCCGCACGTGTGCGGGCCGGTGGGCGCGCGGGAGATGCGAACGCGCCGCTGAAGGATGCGCTCTGGCCGCCAGACGGACCTGATGCCCGCGTGCAAGGCCCTGGCGCGGGCCGATGCCGCGGTCTCCGCCCCACCTCGGGGAGCGCACTCCGCTTCGGTCCGCAGGACCGGCCGGAGGGCTGGGGCGCGACCAGGTGCGCAGGGCAATGTCAGCGACGCGCCTCAACCCGGCTGGAGCGCGCCGCTGGGCGGGCAATCTGTCCCCCTCCTCCCCGCCGATGTGGCGGTGCGTGCGGTGGTGGTGCCCGCCGGCCACTATGTGGTGGCGCTGTGCGACCGCACCCCTGGTCTCACCGCGGGCCTGTCGTTGGGCGCCGCGGCGTGGCTGGGGTTGGCCCTGCCTGTCTGGGGAAGCGCTTCGGCCTTGGGCGGTGTCCCGCGGCGGCTTAGCGGAAGTCGCGCCGCTCGAAGATGAAGATGGCCAGCGTGGTGAGCACCAGCGTCCAGGCCAGGCTGTAGCCCACGCCTGACAGGAACGTGGAAGCGTCCACCGGCAGCGCGTACGTGGCCTGGGGCCGGAAGTTCACCCGCTCCAGGTTGGGCAGCAGGTAGTAGAGCGCCTTGCCAATGCCTCGGACCGCAATGCTCTCCGAGCGGTTTGCGAGCGTGTACAGGTCACCCGTCAGGTGCCCGGTGAAGTACATGCCCGTGGTGGCGATGGCGGACACCGCCGGCCCCGCGAAGCTGGAGAACAGGATGCCCACGCTGCTGATGATCAGCAGCTCGAACCACAGCCCCACGCTCGCGAGCAACTGGGTCGTGGTGACGTCCGCGCCGAAGAGCAGGAGCTCGCCCAGGAAGACAAGCGTCATCGCGACCAGCAGCACCCCCAGCGTCAGCATCGTGCCCGCGAGGCGCGCGAGCAGGAACTGACGGCGCGACACGGGCTTGCTCACCACCAGGAAGATGGTGCGCCGTTCAATCTCCCGGCTGAGCAGGCTGCTGGACAGGAAGATGGTGAGGAAAACGAGGATGATGCTCATCATCCCCAGTCCGAAGTCCGTCAGCACGCGGTCGAAGGTCGCGACCGTGACCTCCGTCACCAGGGAGGAGGACAGCAGCACCACGGCGGCGAACACGCCCACCACCACCGTCACCCGGTTGCGGCGCGCCTCGCGAAAGCCGTTCCACATCATCGCCGAGAAGGCGCTCACGTGTTGATCTCCCCACCCACGCTGGTCGCGCGGCCTGATTCCTTCAGCGCGTTCATGAACAACTGCTCCAGGGAGAACGTCGCCGGCTGCATCCGGTTCACCCGGCCGCCCGCGCCCAGGACGCCACCCAGGAGCCGCTGGCTGTCCACGTCCGCCACCTGCAACATCACGCGCCCGTCGAGCGCCTGCAGCGACTCCAGCGGTACGCCCAGCCCGCGAACCTCGTCGGGCTTCATCCCCTCCACGACGACCTCCACGGTGGGGACCTGCGCGGACACCAGCTCCTGCACGCTGCCCTCGCGCACCCGGCGGCCGCCCACCAGCACCGCCAGCCGGTCGCAGAGCGACTCCACGTCCGGAATGATGTGGCTGCAGAACAGCACCGTGGTGCCCTTGTCCCGCTCCGCCAGGATGAGGTCGCGCATCTGCCGGCGCCCCAGCGGATCCAAGCCGCTCGTGGGCTCATCCAGGATGAGCAGCTTCGGCCGGCCCACCAGCGCCTGCGCCAGGGCCACGCGCTGCACCATGCCCTTGGAGTAGCGGCGGATCTGCAGCTTCTCCGCGCCCGCCATCTCCACCGCGCCCAGCACCTCCGTGACGCGCACGTCCAGGTCGTGGCCGCTGAGGCCCGCGAGCTGCCCCGCCAGCGTCACGAACTCCCGGCCCGTGAGGTACTCGTACGGGGCGGGGTTCTCCGGCAGGAAGCCCACCAGCCGCCGGGTGGCCGCGTCCTCCACCGGCTGTCCGAAGAGCCGCGCGGTGCCGCCGCTGGGGCGCACCAGGTTCATCAGGATCTTGATGGTGGTGGACTTGCCGGCGCCATTGGGGCCGAGCAGGCCGTAGATCTGACCGGTGTCCACCTGCAGATCCAGTGACTGCAGGGCCCGAACGGTGCGGTTGAACCAGAAGCCGACCTTGTACGTCTTCTCGAGTCCCTGCGTCTGGATGGGCGGGGCTTCAGGGCTGGGATTCGTCATGGCTCGTGACTCGGGGCTGGGGCGTCAGATTGTCGCCGTCGTCGGTGCGTTCATCCTGGATGAGTTCCATGCGGAAGCGCACGGCGTCTGAGTAGGCGCGGCCATCCTCGCCCACGAAGAGCTTGCCTCCCAGTGGATCCTCCGGAACCTGGGGAAGGTCTCCGGCGGCGACCAGCGCGGGAAGGTTGTCGGGCAGGTGGCCCTCGCGGGCGCGGTAGCTCGCGATGGCCGTGTCGATGGAGCGCAGCACGCGCTCCTGGAGGATCTCCTGCACGCGGCGAGCGTAGAACTCTCGCGTCTCCTCGTCCGTCGCGCTGTCGCGCAGGGCCATGCTGAGGGACAGGCCGCTGTCGAAGTCACCCGACTGTGCATACAGCCGCGTGGCGAGCGCGGAGTACCACGAGGGGGCGTCAGGACGCTGGGACATCGTTTTGATGATGTCCGCCGCTTCCTTGTACTTCTTCTCGAAGAACATCAGATTGTACGCCAACTGGAAGGAAAGCCGCTGGTTGTCCGGCAGGTGCTGGAACCCCTTTCGGAGGATCGCGCTGGACTCCGTGACGTTGGTGTACTCGCCCTTGCCTCGGTGCACCGGCATCGTGATACCCGAGTAGAAATAAGCCTGCCAGAAGGCGGGATCCAGGTCGGTGACGAGGTCCGCGTAGTCGTAGATATGGCGGTACTCGTCCGGCCGGTTCGCCGCCCCGATGCGATTGAGCATCATGATCCAGAAGTAGTCGGTGACCAAGCCCTGCTGAGACTTGAAGAGCGTCTTGAGCAGTCCGGGGCGGGGCAACAGCGGGCCACCCCCCTGCCTGGAGACGGGCCGGGGGGGCGCGGACAACAGCGCCACGATCAGCACGCCCGGGACGAATCGCAGGTACATCTTGTCCATGGTTGACCCAACGAAAAAGGAGCGCCCGAAATGCCCGGGCGCTCCTTGGATTCTGCCATCACCCGCTTCTGCTGGGGATGGTTTGAAGAATCAAATGACTACGGGCAGCTCACGTCGTTGTACGCGTTGCCCGGCTCGCC
This Corallococcus silvisoli DNA region includes the following protein-coding sequences:
- a CDS encoding sigma-54-dependent transcriptional regulator, whose translation is MTAPSVHDGGPRGHVLVVDDELSMREYLEILLVREGYAVTSVPAVEPARAVLEKDQVDLVISDMKLGTGSGLDVLRAARSRKEPPEVVLITAFGTPSSAVEAMREGAYDYICKPFDNEELRLLVHKALEKRALRQENSTLKARLLPGLGGLLVGTSPRMRALWQLVEKVAPGRSTVLVTGESGTGKELVARAVHLRGHRAAQPFLPFNCAALNEGVLESELFGHMRGAFTGATHERPGLLVSAGEGTVMLDEVGEMPLSTQVKLLRVLQERKVKPVGSAAEIPFHARVIAATNRRLEAEVQAGRFREDLFYRLNVITLELPPLRERAEDIPHLATFFLSRLSEELGRPGLRFAPETLVLMERYAFPGNVRQLQNMVERAATLSDSDVLGPTTLPPSVRGETEPQVRAGDGGEPMLGQGFNLERHLDDHERRHLLAALKQAQGVKTRAAELLGLSFRSFRYRLAKHGLTDELDEPSGTRTG
- a CDS encoding tetratricopeptide repeat protein, coding for MDKMYLRFVPGVLIVALLSAPPRPVSRQGGGPLLPRPGLLKTLFKSQQGLVTDYFWIMMLNRIGAANRPDEYRHIYDYADLVTDLDPAFWQAYFYSGITMPVHRGKGEYTNVTESSAILRKGFQHLPDNQRLSFQLAYNLMFFEKKYKEAADIIKTMSQRPDAPSWYSALATRLYAQSGDFDSGLSLSMALRDSATDEETREFYARRVQEILQERVLRSIDTAIASYRAREGHLPDNLPALVAAGDLPQVPEDPLGGKLFVGEDGRAYSDAVRFRMELIQDERTDDGDNLTPQPRVTSHDESQP
- a CDS encoding ABC transporter permease, which produces MSAFSAMMWNGFREARRNRVTVVVGVFAAVVLLSSSLVTEVTVATFDRVLTDFGLGMMSIILVFLTIFLSSSLLSREIERRTIFLVVSKPVSRRQFLLARLAGTMLTLGVLLVAMTLVFLGELLLFGADVTTTQLLASVGLWFELLIISSVGILFSSFAGPAVSAIATTGMYFTGHLTGDLYTLANRSESIAVRGIGKALYYLLPNLERVNFRPQATYALPVDASTFLSGVGYSLAWTLVLTTLAIFIFERRDFR
- a CDS encoding ABC transporter ATP-binding protein, which encodes MTNPSPEAPPIQTQGLEKTYKVGFWFNRTVRALQSLDLQVDTGQIYGLLGPNGAGKSTTIKILMNLVRPSGGTARLFGQPVEDAATRRLVGFLPENPAPYEYLTGREFVTLAGQLAGLSGHDLDVRVTEVLGAVEMAGAEKLQIRRYSKGMVQRVALAQALVGRPKLLILDEPTSGLDPLGRRQMRDLILAERDKGTTVLFCSHIIPDVESLCDRLAVLVGGRRVREGSVQELVSAQVPTVEVVVEGMKPDEVRGLGVPLESLQALDGRVMLQVADVDSQRLLGGVLGAGGRVNRMQPATFSLEQLFMNALKESGRATSVGGEINT